The genomic stretch AGTGCACCTGCACTCTGAGTCACCCTTTTCCCCAGAGCAGGAGTAGAGGTGGCCTTGGTCCCTTCATTTGCTGGTTCCACACCCTTCCCAGCCGGGACCCAAGGGTCCTCTCCAACCTCTGGCTGTCCCAATATCCAGGGATAAGGGGTGAGCCAGGaggctttttctttcctaaggCTGTTCCTCAGCCTCTGCCGGGCCTGGAAGGGTTGTGGTATGAGCAGACAGGTATGCAGACAGGTGCCCTTGCCTGTGGCTGGCCCTGCCAAGTTAACATGCAAGGGTGCGAGTGTCTGGGAGGCTGTGTGGTTGCAGGTGTCTTTGAGGACTGCTGCCTGGCCTACCACTACCCCATTGGGTGGGCTGTGCTCCGGCGCGCCTGGACTTACCGGATCCAGGAGGTGAGCGGGAGCTGCAATCTGCCTGCTGCGATGTGAGTGGGGCCGTGGGGGCTGGGGGGGTGGGGTGCACACACAGCCTTGCTGCCAGCCTACACCCTAACCTGGGCACCCCACTCTGCTCACCACAGATTCTACCTCCCCAAGAGACACAGGAAGGTGTGTGGGAACCCCAAAAGCAGGGAGGTGCAGAAAGCCATGAAGCTCCTGGATGCTCGAAATAAGGTTTTTGCAAAGCTCCGCCACAACACGCAGACCTTCCAAGGTGGGCAAGACCTCTGCTGGGCATCTAGGGGGCCTGCCCTCCCTGCCTGCAAGCCCATGTGTGGTTCAGACCCCGAGGGAGGGAATTGGAGACCAGAATACTGACACCTGCCTGAACCCCAAACAAAGCCAGTTGGTGGTGAGTGGGGCACCAAGTGAATGACCAACGGATTGAGTCATTGTCCAGTTTTTGTttctggagatggggtcttgctctgttgcccaggctggagtgtagtagcatgatcatagctcactgcggcctcaaacttgtgggttcaagcaatcctcccacttcagattccccaagtagctgggattacaagtgtgtgccaccagtccagctcttttattattattattattttgagacagagtcttactgtgtcacccacgctggagtgcaatggcgccatcacagctcactgaagccttgacctcccaggctcaagcaatcctcctacctcagcatcctgagtagctgggactacaggcatgctccactaaTCCAgcgtattattattttattttttatttttattttttgagatggagtcttgctgtgtcatccaggctggagtgcagtggcacgatctcggctcactgcaacctctgcctcctgaattcaagcgattctcctgcctcagccccctaagtagcaggagcacaggctcacgccaccatgcctggctaatttttatatttttagtacagacggggtttcaccatgttggccaggctggtctccaactcctgacctcagatgatctgcctgccttggcctcccaaagtactgggattataggcatgaaccaccatgcctggctccagcttattattattattattattattattattattattattattattattattttgagacagggttttactcttatcacccaggctggagtgcagtggcaaaatcacaactcactgcagccttgtgttcctgggctcaagcaatcctcccacgtcagcctcccaagtagctgggattacaggcacacaccaccatgcctgggtaattttttattttcattttgcagagacaggttgtgccatgttgcccaggctggacttgaacccctggactcaagcaatccacctgccttggcctcccaaagtgctgggactacaggcatgagccactgcacccagccagtccaGCTCTTTTAATCAGGACACTTTCCACTGGTACAGATGGAAAGCTCAAGCACATGGGAGACTCATTGGCTTAAATAACCAGTCAACAGCTTCAGGCTTAGCTGGATCCAGGAGCTCAAAGGATGATGGCAGAGCTCTTGCTtatttctctctccatttctccaGCAGGCCCTCATGCTGTAAAGAAGTTGAGTTCTGGAAGCTCCAAGTTATCATCGTCCAAGTTTAGCAATCCCATCAGCAGCAGCAAGAGGAATGTCTCCCTCCTGATATCAGCTAATTCAGGTAAGGACTCTTGGTCATGTGACTGTCTCCCATCCATCACCTTTGCTGAGGGTTGAGGGCTCATGATTGGCTCACACTGGGACAGGAGATTCACCTCCAGGACCAAGGAGGGGTGGTTGTGTGGTCAGTGCCGCAGATTCACAGGGGAGGGTCCTCGGTGGCTGTCCACTGCTGTGACTCAGCCCAAAGACACTACAGCAAGTGAGAAAGTGAAGCCCCAGGGGAGTGGCCCAAGAGCTCCAGGGCCCCCCAAACCCAGCAATTCTCCAGCAGGGACCGGGTGGGTGTCCTGTAATTCTATTGAATTCtgacattgtgtgtgtgtctctctctatatatatacatatgaaatatatataagtaaatatataaaatataaatatatataatatataagtaaatatataaaatataaatatatattatatataagtaaatatataatatataaatatatattatatataagtaaatatataatatataaatatataagtaaatatattatatatagtatataaataatatataatatataaatacatataatatataaaaataatatataatatataaatatatataatatatataaataatatataatataaagtatatataatgtataaataatatataatatataaatatatatatttattattatttttttttgagatggagtcttgctctggtgcccaggctggagtgcagtggcgcaatcttggctcactgcaagctccacctcccgggttcacgccattctcctgcctcagcctcccgagtagctgggactacagacgcccgccaccacgctgggctaattttttgtatttttagtagagacggggtttcaccatgttagccaggatggtctcgatctcctgacctcgtgacccacccgccttggcctcccaaagtgctaacattacaggcgtgagccactgcgcccagcctaaatatatatgatatataaatatataatataaatatataaatatataatataaatatatgtaatatataaacatatatgtaatatataaataatatataatatatataatatataatatataaatatatataatatataatatataaatatatattatatataattaatttttttttatggcagggtctcactctgttgctgaggctggagtgcagtggt from Pan paniscus chromosome 20, NHGRI_mPanPan1-v2.0_pri, whole genome shotgun sequence encodes the following:
- the CCL25 gene encoding C-C motif chemokine 25 isoform X2 is translated as MNLWLLACLVAGFLGAWAPAVHTQGVFEDCCLAYHYPIGWAVLRRAWTYRIQEVSGSCNLPAAIFYLPKRHRKVCGNPKSREVQKAMKLLDARNKVFAKLRHNTQTFQGPHAVKKLSSGSSKLSSSKFSNPISSSKRNVSLLISANSGL
- the CCL25 gene encoding C-C motif chemokine 25 isoform X1; this translates as MNLWLLACLVAGFLGAWAPAVHTQGVFEDCCLAYHYPIGWAVLRRAWTYRIQEVSGSCNLPAAIFYLPKRHRKVCGNPKSREVQKAMKLLDARNKVFAKLRHNTQTFQAGPHAVKKLSSGSSKLSSSKFSNPISSSKRNVSLLISANSGL